The following coding sequences lie in one Treponema socranskii subsp. buccale genomic window:
- the def gene encoding peptide deformylase, translated as MRIYKLGEEVLREKAVPIEKVTDEIKTLIGDMFEAMIDANGVGLAAPQVGKKLRLFVAVADDDVKRVFINPQIVSTSEEVGDYEEGCLSIPGVYETIRRPVRVTVQALDENGKPFTLEADGLLARIIQHETDHLDGILFIDRGDPEFAEKTKEQFKQREEKAAKRRAEKELKKSRIAAKIAAKEAKKSASGS; from the coding sequence ATACGGATTTATAAACTCGGAGAAGAAGTGCTGCGCGAAAAAGCGGTGCCGATCGAAAAAGTGACGGATGAAATTAAAACGCTCATCGGCGACATGTTTGAAGCGATGATCGATGCGAACGGCGTCGGACTTGCGGCTCCTCAAGTCGGAAAAAAACTGCGTCTCTTTGTCGCCGTCGCCGACGACGACGTAAAGCGTGTTTTTATAAACCCGCAGATCGTTTCGACGTCGGAAGAAGTCGGCGATTACGAAGAAGGTTGTCTGTCGATACCGGGCGTGTATGAAACCATACGCCGTCCCGTGCGCGTTACGGTGCAGGCGCTCGATGAAAACGGAAAGCCGTTTACGCTTGAAGCTGACGGTCTGCTCGCGCGGATCATCCAGCACGAAACGGATCACTTGGACGGCATTTTGTTTATCGACAGGGGGGATCCCGAATTTGCCGAAAAGACAAAAGAGCAGTTTAAGCAGCGCGAAGAAAAGGCTGCAAAGCGGCGCGCGGAAAAAGAATTGAAAAAGAGCCGCATTGCCGCGAAGATAGCCGCAAAAGAAGCGAAAAAATCCGCGAGCGGTTCATAA
- a CDS encoding thioredoxin family protein has translation MMFHKTIKAIIGAAAIAVFFTGCSASAKVVKNGWYVDYDEAKKAAQKKNKNLLILFSVDDNDEESRTLKEKVFNTKKFVSDFSKRFILVNLDFSAAPSDDDEEQSEKQKKEAEERQRKIDYMGYVASLYNVDSIPSVFLATKEGYCAAKVETSDEDLTPEAYIKLIESKTADLDTINTLVDAVRAASGVEKARAIDALSEATDDTRRLLLADLFRTIPSLDPNDETGLVGKYLLLTAVFDASTFYMRRDFDSAIQALISAAEDKRLDGRDRQHAYYYAGELLTTTGSTDYKAVFDYFQKAYDADPESEYAPRIAKMLVALKEEIERTSGDGKQR, from the coding sequence ATGATGTTTCACAAAACGATTAAAGCAATCATCGGCGCTGCGGCAATCGCAGTGTTTTTTACCGGCTGCTCCGCTTCCGCAAAAGTCGTCAAAAACGGCTGGTACGTCGATTACGATGAGGCAAAAAAAGCCGCGCAGAAAAAAAATAAAAATCTCCTCATCCTTTTTTCCGTGGATGACAACGACGAGGAGAGCCGGACACTCAAAGAAAAAGTGTTCAACACGAAAAAATTCGTGTCCGATTTTTCGAAGCGCTTTATTCTCGTCAATTTGGATTTTTCGGCCGCCCCTTCCGACGATGATGAAGAGCAAAGCGAAAAACAAAAAAAAGAGGCGGAAGAGAGGCAGCGGAAAATCGACTACATGGGCTACGTCGCCTCTCTCTATAACGTCGATTCCATCCCTTCCGTTTTTCTTGCAACGAAAGAAGGCTACTGTGCGGCAAAGGTCGAAACTTCCGATGAAGACCTTACTCCCGAAGCGTATATAAAGCTCATCGAAAGCAAAACGGCCGATCTCGATACAATCAATACATTGGTTGATGCGGTGCGTGCGGCGTCCGGTGTTGAAAAAGCGCGCGCGATCGATGCGCTTTCGGAAGCGACGGACGATACGCGGCGCCTGCTTTTGGCCGATCTTTTCCGTACGATCCCGTCCCTCGATCCGAATGATGAAACGGGGCTTGTCGGAAAATACCTTTTGCTCACGGCCGTTTTCGATGCATCGACATTTTATATGCGGCGCGATTTCGATTCCGCGATTCAAGCGCTCATTTCGGCCGCAGAAGACAAGCGGCTGGACGGACGCGATCGGCAGCATGCGTATTATTATGCGGGCGAATTGTTGACAACGACCGGCAGTACCGATTATAAAGCCGTCTTCGATTATTTTCAAAAAGCCTACGACGCCGATCCCGAAAGCGAATATGCGCCGCGTATAGCCAAAATGCTTGTCGCCTTAAAGGAAGAGATCGAACGAACTTCCGGCGACGGAAAGCAGCGATAA
- a CDS encoding hemolysin family protein: protein MNTVFILIILIVLVALIGFFAASETAYLSLSKIKLRELVQAKKRCAKTALALRSDMDTLLTLVLVGINFFNTFAASLATALAVSIVGSSGVGIATIVITSLVTIFGEIIPKTAAVLHPDAAALRFAPLLRALEKIFFPIVWVFSRISRGTSFIVGRFWKDDGEDVTEEDIKMMIAVAEREGTLEEGESKMLTKVFQFSDLRVHDIMKHRSLVNTVSVDSDYERVADIFLTTGCSRIPVFEHTPDAIIGVLGYKSVLFSSEKETKRSDFIRRKMSRALFVPETFTALEMLEDFKKAHTDFSVVLDEQGCTAGIVTTDDVMRVVFGRMTDENPTSDIAPEARITLVGKSEYIVPGDMRLDDVNAILKLDLESEDFNTLGGWLLEKFGYLPSAGEAYIDGTTAYIVEDQARRRILSVRIKKGAVRIQKFNR, encoded by the coding sequence ATGAATACCGTTTTCATATTAATAATTTTAATCGTACTCGTCGCGCTTATCGGATTTTTTGCGGCGTCGGAAACGGCGTATCTTTCCCTTTCGAAAATAAAACTGCGAGAACTCGTACAGGCTAAAAAACGCTGTGCGAAAACCGCGCTTGCACTTCGAAGCGATATGGATACCTTATTGACGCTCGTGCTCGTCGGAATCAATTTTTTCAATACTTTCGCCGCGTCCCTTGCGACCGCGCTTGCCGTTTCGATCGTCGGTTCGAGCGGCGTCGGCATTGCGACGATCGTTATCACTTCTCTCGTAACGATTTTCGGCGAAATCATCCCGAAGACGGCCGCCGTTTTGCATCCGGACGCGGCGGCGCTGCGTTTTGCACCGCTTTTGCGCGCGCTTGAAAAAATATTTTTTCCGATCGTGTGGGTTTTTTCTCGAATTTCACGCGGCACTTCGTTCATCGTCGGAAGATTTTGGAAAGACGACGGAGAGGATGTGACGGAAGAAGACATCAAAATGATGATTGCAGTCGCCGAGCGCGAAGGAACGCTCGAAGAAGGCGAAAGCAAAATGCTGACAAAAGTATTTCAATTCAGCGATCTGCGCGTCCACGATATCATGAAGCACCGCTCGCTCGTAAATACCGTTTCCGTCGACAGCGATTATGAACGCGTCGCCGATATCTTTTTGACGACCGGCTGTTCGCGCATTCCCGTTTTCGAACACACACCCGATGCGATCATCGGCGTGCTCGGATACAAATCGGTGCTCTTCAGTTCCGAAAAAGAAACGAAGCGGAGCGATTTTATCCGCCGGAAAATGTCGAGGGCGCTCTTCGTTCCCGAAACTTTTACCGCCCTTGAAATGCTCGAAGATTTCAAAAAAGCGCACACCGATTTTTCCGTCGTGCTCGACGAACAGGGCTGCACCGCAGGCATCGTTACGACGGACGATGTGATGCGCGTCGTATTCGGCCGCATGACCGATGAGAATCCGACATCCGATATAGCGCCCGAAGCACGGATTACGCTCGTCGGAAAATCGGAATACATCGTGCCCGGTGATATGAGGCTCGACGATGTAAATGCGATTCTGAAGCTCGATTTGGAATCGGAAGATTTCAATACGCTCGGCGGCTGGCTGCTCGAAAAGTTCGGTTACCTGCCGTCGGCAGGCGAAGCGTATATCGACGGGACGACGGCGTACATCGTTGAAGATCAGGCAAGGCGCCGCATTTTGTCGGTGCGCATAAAAAAAGGAGCCGTCCGAATTCAAAAATTCAATCGATAA
- a CDS encoding phosphoribosylformylglycinamidine synthase has product MFRLYVERKRGFQNEAERIKSDIVHFLRIPSVTGVRYLNRYDVENISDEEVKEAAHRIFSEPQSDECIFDTLPLRPCETAIAWEYLPGQYDQRSDSAEQCLLLLRESLPEKSRGTKPPRVRCAKVVLLSGEVSAHGIERIQSYLINPVDSRLAGDAVPDTLELKAAPPSDIPSVAGFIGMDKSELTSLRKRMALAMDAADVEFMQDYFKKEGRDPTETEIRVLDTYWSDHCRHTTFLTELTDIKIEDGAYAPLFASSLKTYTDMRVDVYGKAEKPVTLMDMAVIGAKYLRKHGKLDDMEASEENNACSLFIDVHYTTDKDGKPLSPDSPGETEKWLLLFKNETHNHPTEIEPFGGAATCIGGAIRDPLSGRAWVYQALRVTGAADPTVPISETIPGKLPQMKLCREAAQGFSSYGNQIGLATGQVAELYHPGYGAKRMECGAVIAASPANSVIRERPEAGDVVILLGGGTGRDGIGGATGSSKVHTKESVTSAGAEVQKGNAVEERKIQRLFRNKKVSLMIRRSNDFGAGGVSVAVGELAAGLDIDLDAVPKKYDGLNGTELAISESQERMAVVVREKDARAFIDLAAKENLRAVVVAKVTGTNRLVMKWRGKTIVDLSRDFLDAAGAPHKARAYIENPALPETSPLVRPLETVSKKLSSSLSDAWLANINDLACCSERGLSERFDGSIGAATVLFPFGGKYQRTPEAAMAAKIPVASPRETSTASMMSFGFDPFVGEWSAWHGAQTAVLSSLAKIVCIGGNAASCRLSFQEYFGRAVDEKTWGYPAAALLGALDAQKKTGCASIGGKDSMSGTFENINVPHTLVSFAVTHDKAERVTSGSFKKSGSAIYFVGTPYSPLLAPDFTAFMQNAAILYRLNASGAIRAMYPVGSGGIAEALTKMMMGNGIGGRIDAVPLSFTRAHIPGAKASSFDLFTPQYGSIILEAAPETESEIDKAGFVSGTIVKIGETIAESEIVVEDEHAGIPHTKISLSDAEKAWESKLSEVFPPVSESSAPPALPSFALAAHPSLADLRSCVSLGKKSFAAPTKKVRVLIPVFPGTNCEYDMARAFAVAGAETKIVVFANNTPLALEDSLEMLERELKGAQILALAGGFSGGDEPDGSGKFIANVLREGRIAEQVMQLIKKRDGLILGICNGFQALIKTGLVPFGEIRTMTADMPTLTFNTVGRHISRIARTRTVSALSPWAFDATVIDERVHLIPVSHGEGRIVVDASLAEQLFASGQVFSQYVDALGVPAVTEPDNPNGSLFAIEGLTSPDGRVLGKMGHSERTIGIDGGGASRDLIKNVAGDPLTNEYETSCQNIFAAGVRYFNN; this is encoded by the coding sequence ATGTTCCGTTTGTATGTGGAAAGAAAGCGGGGTTTTCAAAATGAAGCCGAAAGAATCAAATCGGACATCGTTCATTTTTTGAGGATTCCGTCCGTTACGGGCGTTCGGTACTTGAATCGCTACGACGTCGAAAATATTTCCGACGAAGAAGTGAAAGAGGCGGCGCATCGAATTTTTTCCGAGCCGCAAAGCGACGAATGTATTTTCGATACGCTGCCGCTGCGTCCGTGTGAAACGGCGATCGCGTGGGAATACCTCCCCGGTCAATACGATCAACGCTCCGATTCCGCAGAACAGTGTCTTTTGCTCCTGCGCGAAAGCCTTCCCGAAAAAAGCCGCGGTACGAAGCCGCCCCGTGTGCGATGCGCAAAGGTCGTCCTCCTTTCAGGCGAGGTGAGCGCGCACGGCATCGAGCGCATTCAAAGCTATCTTATCAATCCCGTCGATTCCCGTCTTGCAGGAGACGCCGTCCCCGACACGCTCGAATTGAAAGCGGCTCCCCCCTCAGACATTCCGTCCGTTGCGGGATTTATCGGCATGGATAAAAGCGAGCTCACCTCTCTTCGAAAGCGCATGGCGCTTGCAATGGATGCGGCCGACGTCGAATTCATGCAGGATTATTTTAAAAAGGAAGGACGAGATCCGACGGAAACTGAAATCCGCGTACTCGATACGTATTGGTCGGATCACTGCCGGCATACGACATTCCTTACGGAATTGACGGACATTAAAATCGAAGACGGCGCCTATGCTCCGCTTTTCGCTTCGTCGCTTAAAACCTATACCGATATGCGCGTCGACGTGTACGGAAAAGCGGAAAAACCCGTGACGCTCATGGACATGGCGGTCATCGGTGCAAAGTATTTGCGGAAGCACGGCAAACTCGACGATATGGAAGCCTCCGAAGAAAACAATGCCTGTTCGCTATTTATCGACGTGCATTATACGACGGACAAAGACGGCAAACCGCTCTCTCCCGATTCTCCGGGCGAAACGGAAAAATGGCTGCTGTTATTTAAAAACGAAACGCACAATCATCCGACGGAGATCGAACCTTTCGGAGGAGCTGCGACATGTATCGGAGGGGCGATCCGCGATCCGCTTTCGGGAAGAGCGTGGGTATACCAAGCGCTCCGCGTAACGGGAGCTGCCGATCCGACCGTACCGATTTCCGAAACGATTCCCGGAAAACTTCCGCAGATGAAGCTGTGCAGGGAAGCGGCTCAGGGATTTTCTTCGTACGGTAATCAAATAGGGCTTGCGACGGGACAAGTCGCGGAATTGTATCATCCGGGTTATGGGGCAAAGCGCATGGAATGCGGGGCGGTCATCGCGGCTTCTCCCGCAAACTCCGTTATCCGCGAAAGACCGGAAGCGGGCGATGTCGTCATTTTGCTCGGCGGCGGTACGGGACGCGACGGCATCGGAGGGGCTACGGGTTCGTCAAAAGTGCACACCAAAGAATCGGTGACGAGCGCGGGTGCGGAAGTGCAAAAAGGCAACGCCGTCGAAGAACGAAAGATACAGCGACTTTTCCGCAATAAAAAAGTGAGCTTGATGATACGCCGTTCGAACGACTTCGGCGCAGGCGGCGTGTCCGTCGCGGTCGGAGAATTGGCGGCGGGGCTCGACATCGACCTCGATGCGGTGCCGAAAAAATACGACGGCTTAAACGGTACCGAGCTTGCGATTTCCGAATCGCAGGAACGCATGGCGGTCGTCGTACGCGAAAAAGATGCGCGCGCTTTTATCGACCTTGCGGCGAAGGAAAATCTCCGTGCGGTCGTCGTCGCAAAGGTGACCGGCACGAATCGTCTCGTCATGAAATGGCGGGGCAAAACGATCGTCGATCTTTCCCGCGACTTTCTCGACGCTGCCGGCGCTCCTCACAAAGCGCGTGCGTACATTGAAAACCCCGCGCTGCCCGAAACGTCGCCGCTTGTCCGCCCGCTCGAAACCGTTTCAAAAAAATTGTCCTCATCGCTTTCGGATGCATGGCTTGCAAATATAAACGATTTGGCCTGCTGTTCCGAACGCGGCCTTTCCGAACGCTTCGACGGTTCCATCGGAGCTGCAACCGTTTTGTTTCCGTTCGGCGGAAAATATCAGCGTACGCCCGAAGCGGCTATGGCGGCAAAAATTCCCGTCGCCTCTCCGCGTGAAACCTCGACGGCGAGCATGATGTCTTTCGGCTTCGATCCCTTCGTCGGCGAATGGAGCGCATGGCACGGCGCCCAAACGGCGGTGCTTTCCTCTCTTGCAAAGATCGTGTGCATCGGCGGAAACGCCGCTTCGTGCCGCCTGTCGTTTCAAGAATACTTCGGCCGCGCCGTCGATGAAAAGACGTGGGGCTATCCTGCGGCGGCTTTGCTCGGCGCGCTCGACGCGCAAAAGAAGACGGGCTGTGCGTCGATCGGCGGAAAAGACAGTATGAGCGGTACCTTCGAAAATATAAACGTTCCGCACACGCTCGTGTCGTTCGCCGTAACGCACGATAAAGCTGAGCGAGTGACGAGCGGTTCGTTTAAAAAATCGGGGAGCGCGATCTATTTCGTCGGCACTCCCTATTCGCCGCTCCTTGCTCCCGATTTCACCGCATTTATGCAAAATGCCGCAATCCTCTATCGCTTGAACGCATCCGGCGCCATACGCGCGATGTATCCCGTCGGTTCTGGCGGCATCGCGGAAGCTCTTACGAAGATGATGATGGGAAACGGTATCGGAGGACGCATCGATGCCGTGCCGCTTTCGTTTACGAGGGCGCACATACCGGGTGCGAAAGCGTCTTCGTTCGATCTCTTTACGCCGCAGTACGGTTCGATCATCTTGGAAGCTGCACCCGAAACGGAAAGCGAAATCGATAAAGCGGGTTTTGTTTCCGGTACGATTGTTAAAATCGGCGAGACGATAGCCGAAAGTGAAATCGTCGTCGAAGACGAACATGCGGGAATTCCGCACACGAAGATTTCGCTTTCGGATGCCGAAAAAGCGTGGGAATCGAAACTCTCCGAAGTATTCCCTCCCGTATCCGAAAGCTCCGCTCCGCCTGCGCTTCCCTCCTTTGCGCTTGCAGCACATCCTTCGCTTGCCGATTTGAGGAGCTGTGTTTCGCTCGGCAAAAAAAGCTTTGCCGCTCCGACAAAAAAAGTGCGCGTACTCATCCCCGTTTTTCCGGGAACGAACTGCGAATACGATATGGCGCGCGCGTTCGCCGTCGCAGGAGCCGAAACGAAGATCGTAGTCTTTGCAAACAATACTCCCCTAGCCCTCGAAGACTCGCTCGAAATGCTTGAGCGGGAATTGAAAGGCGCACAGATTTTAGCGCTTGCCGGAGGATTTTCCGGAGGAGACGAGCCCGACGGTTCAGGTAAATTCATCGCGAACGTTTTGCGCGAAGGTCGCATCGCCGAGCAAGTGATGCAGCTTATTAAAAAGCGGGACGGTCTCATCCTCGGCATCTGCAACGGTTTTCAAGCCCTCATCAAAACGGGGCTCGTGCCTTTCGGTGAAATCCGCACGATGACCGCCGATATGCCGACGCTCACGTTCAATACCGTCGGACGTCACATTTCGCGCATCGCCCGCACGCGCACGGTGAGCGCATTGAGTCCGTGGGCGTTCGATGCGACGGTTATCGACGAGCGGGTGCACTTGATTCCCGTTTCACACGGGGAAGGCCGCATCGTTGTCGACGCCTCTCTTGCGGAACAGCTTTTCGCTTCGGGACAGGTGTTTTCGCAATACGTCGATGCTCTCGGTGTACCCGCCGTAACCGAGCCGGACAATCCGAACGGCTCTCTCTTTGCAATCGAAGGGCTTACGAGTCCCGACGGCCGCGTGCTCGGCAAAATGGGACACAGCGAGCGCACGATCGGCATCGACGGAGGAGGCGCTTCGCGCGACCTTATCAAAAACGTCGCAGGCGATCCGCTTACAAACGAATATGAAACTTCCTGCCAAAATATCTTTGCGGCGGGAGTACGATATTTTAATAATTAA
- the fmt gene encoding methionyl-tRNA formyltransferase produces the protein MIRVLYAGSPEASAKTLSLLFDGADGYEIAGVLSNPPSAQGRHKTPVSTPVARFAEERGIPLFTPEHLNAASREEIAGIRPDILVCFAYGHIFGPKFLSLFPHGGINLHPSLLPKYRGPAPVNAAILNRDTKTAVTVQTISLAMDEGDILAQEIVELDGTETSFSLLDHCASRGAEIIKKLLEECASNGKLPEGKKQTGKASYTKIIAKDDCRIDWMKSAAEIDAKIRAYFPEPGAWTEENGSPLKILSARIYEGENPLATEACRSKKNTVSENDAAPENAEPLDSECALVPGDTAASSQVPGTVLSFDKKRGILVQTGSGIIAVTELQRQGKKALDASSFINGARNFVGTVLH, from the coding sequence ATGATTCGAGTGCTGTATGCGGGAAGTCCCGAAGCGTCCGCAAAAACGCTTTCGCTGCTTTTTGACGGCGCGGACGGTTATGAAATTGCAGGCGTTTTGTCAAATCCGCCGAGCGCGCAGGGAAGGCATAAAACGCCCGTATCGACTCCGGTCGCGCGTTTTGCCGAAGAGCGCGGCATTCCGCTTTTTACGCCCGAACATTTGAATGCCGCTTCGCGCGAAGAAATCGCCGGTATCCGGCCCGACATCCTCGTGTGCTTTGCCTACGGTCACATATTCGGTCCGAAATTTCTTTCGCTCTTTCCTCACGGCGGCATCAACCTGCATCCCTCTCTGCTTCCGAAATACCGGGGGCCTGCTCCCGTAAACGCAGCGATCCTGAACCGCGATACAAAAACGGCCGTCACCGTACAGACGATTTCGCTTGCAATGGACGAAGGCGATATCCTTGCCCAAGAGATCGTCGAACTCGACGGCACCGAAACTTCTTTCTCTCTGCTCGATCACTGTGCATCTCGCGGAGCCGAAATTATTAAAAAACTGCTCGAAGAATGCGCTTCGAACGGTAAGCTTCCCGAAGGAAAAAAGCAGACGGGAAAAGCCTCGTATACGAAGATCATTGCAAAGGACGATTGCCGTATCGATTGGATGAAAAGCGCCGCGGAAATCGATGCGAAAATCCGCGCGTATTTTCCGGAGCCCGGAGCGTGGACGGAAGAAAACGGCTCTCCGCTGAAAATTCTATCCGCCCGCATTTACGAAGGCGAAAATCCGCTCGCAACGGAAGCCTGCCGATCGAAAAAAAATACCGTTTCGGAAAACGATGCAGCTCCCGAAAACGCAGAACCGCTTGATTCCGAGTGCGCCCTTGTTCCAGGCGATACCGCCGCTTCGTCCCAAGTTCCGGGCACCGTGCTTTCCTTCGATAAAAAGCGGGGTATCCTCGTTCAAACGGGAAGCGGCATCATCGCCGTAACGGAACTGCAGCGGCAGGGAAAAAAAGCGCTCGATGCTTCCTCCTTTATAAACGGCGCGCGGAATTTTGTCGGCACCGTGCTGCACTGA
- the hisD gene encoding histidinol dehydrogenase, with the protein MIRIQYASEVEKEFFAPRSFSGSAETVRAVIADVKKRGDAALRDYAKKFDTASPASFLLPEDELRAAAEKLKRERIALYDALSYSFDSALRFAKKQKESFSDFEVELEPGVFTGQKTIPVENAGAYIPAGRFPLVSTVVMTASPALAAGVKNLVICTPPRVHPNDMREAERSGTGKAGKPFVGGAPYADEGIMAAAFICGVKTVFACGGSQAVAAMAFGTESIPAVDVIVGPGNTFVAAAKKEVYGTVGIDMLAGPTEVFIIADSSADPAWLAADLLAQAEHDPVAQPVLATPDGKLAERVAAEIEAQLASLPTRTTAEASISSCGRIIITGSLEEAAELANRKAPEHLELAVSEGSECDKLACLVHNYGSLFIGHYAAEVFGDYAAGLNHTLPTSGSARFTGGLSVRTFLKTVTTLRCEKGREGMKRCAEAAACLGDAEGLAAHARAARLRLKN; encoded by the coding sequence ATGATCAGGATTCAATACGCATCTGAAGTCGAAAAAGAATTTTTTGCGCCGCGCAGTTTTTCCGGTTCGGCGGAAACGGTGAGAGCGGTTATCGCCGATGTAAAAAAACGGGGAGACGCGGCGCTCCGCGATTACGCGAAAAAATTCGACACGGCATCTCCCGCATCTTTTTTATTGCCGGAGGACGAATTGCGAGCGGCGGCGGAAAAGCTCAAGCGTGAACGGATTGCCCTCTACGATGCGCTTTCGTATTCTTTCGATTCGGCGCTGCGTTTTGCAAAAAAGCAAAAGGAATCGTTTTCCGATTTTGAAGTCGAACTTGAGCCGGGTGTGTTTACGGGGCAAAAGACGATTCCCGTAGAGAACGCCGGCGCTTATATTCCGGCCGGAAGGTTTCCGCTCGTTTCGACGGTCGTTATGACGGCTTCTCCCGCTCTTGCGGCGGGTGTAAAAAATCTTGTGATTTGCACACCGCCCCGCGTTCATCCGAACGATATGCGTGAAGCGGAACGGTCGGGTACGGGAAAAGCGGGCAAGCCTTTTGTCGGAGGAGCGCCTTATGCGGACGAGGGCATTATGGCGGCGGCTTTTATCTGCGGCGTAAAAACGGTGTTCGCATGCGGCGGCTCCCAAGCGGTCGCCGCGATGGCTTTCGGTACGGAATCGATTCCGGCAGTCGATGTCATCGTCGGCCCGGGCAATACATTCGTCGCGGCCGCAAAAAAAGAAGTCTACGGTACGGTCGGCATCGATATGCTTGCAGGTCCTACGGAAGTGTTTATCATTGCCGACAGCTCGGCGGATCCCGCGTGGCTTGCGGCGGATTTGCTTGCGCAGGCGGAACACGATCCGGTCGCGCAGCCCGTCCTCGCGACGCCCGACGGAAAGCTCGCCGAACGTGTCGCAGCCGAAATCGAAGCGCAGCTTGCATCTCTTCCGACAAGGACGACGGCCGAAGCAAGCATCTCCTCGTGCGGGAGGATCATCATCACCGGCTCGCTCGAAGAAGCGGCGGAACTTGCAAACCGGAAAGCGCCCGAACATTTGGAGCTTGCCGTTTCCGAAGGGAGCGAATGCGATAAGCTCGCCTGTCTCGTTCACAATTACGGCTCGCTTTTTATCGGTCACTATGCGGCCGAAGTGTTCGGCGATTATGCTGCGGGGCTGAATCACACACTGCCGACGTCGGGCTCGGCGCGTTTTACCGGCGGCTTGAGCGTGCGCACTTTTTTAAAGACGGTGACGACGCTGAGGTGCGAAAAAGGAAGAGAAGGAATGAAAAGGTGCGCCGAAGCGGCCGCCTGTTTGGGAGACGCCGAAGGGCTTGCCGCTCACGCGAGAGCCGCCCGTCTGCGTTTGAAAAATTAA
- a CDS encoding hemolysin family protein, which translates to MENEPPDNPVTVVLLVAAAAVLITLSALFSISESSFLGMNKLRLRIKRKSGDKKALRAAKLLEKKDVLINSLLVANDLVNILLSAILTAAAIALFGKNGVGIATFTTTVLLLIFGEITPKAVSTRHPDVFAYALSKFVSVTVFIFKPISLAFTAVAHAVLHLAGVSTKKPDRSYTEEEIKTFIAVGAESGALEKDENVIMNRVFKFTDLEARAVMIPRTKIVAVSVDASWRNIIEKAERSRFSRFPVYRKDIDDIIGVVYIKDLLAYKGKTNTFSVRSVMHEPIFILGTKKMSSVQQVLRENRQSLAIVVDEYSGTDGIITQSDIAREIFGITDSNTPESGHLPPVKIEDTSDFVTGGDMLLSEAQDLLHVPFSSDINETLGGWITERLGDMPHAGDSIEYGNRRFTVLSIKDRRINKIRVRRIAGDDGDE; encoded by the coding sequence ATGGAAAACGAACCTCCCGATAATCCGGTAACCGTCGTTTTACTTGTCGCCGCAGCTGCCGTTTTAATAACGCTGTCCGCACTCTTTTCTATTTCCGAAAGTTCGTTCCTCGGCATGAACAAACTCCGTCTCCGCATAAAGCGAAAAAGCGGAGATAAAAAAGCGCTTCGGGCGGCAAAGCTCCTCGAAAAAAAAGACGTGCTTATCAATTCGCTCCTCGTCGCAAACGATCTCGTCAACATACTCCTTTCCGCGATCCTTACCGCCGCCGCAATCGCGCTCTTCGGAAAAAACGGCGTCGGCATCGCAACGTTTACGACAACCGTTCTTTTATTGATTTTCGGCGAGATAACGCCGAAAGCGGTTTCGACGCGGCACCCCGACGTGTTCGCGTACGCGCTTTCGAAATTCGTTTCCGTCACCGTCTTTATTTTCAAACCGATTTCGCTCGCCTTTACCGCCGTCGCTCATGCGGTGCTGCACTTGGCCGGCGTCAGCACGAAAAAGCCCGATCGGTCGTATACCGAAGAAGAGATCAAAACCTTTATCGCCGTCGGAGCGGAAAGCGGTGCGCTCGAAAAAGACGAAAACGTCATCATGAACCGCGTTTTCAAATTCACCGATTTGGAAGCGCGTGCCGTCATGATACCGCGTACGAAAATCGTCGCCGTATCCGTCGACGCAAGCTGGCGCAATATCATCGAAAAAGCCGAGCGCTCGCGCTTTTCGCGCTTTCCCGTTTATCGCAAAGACATCGACGATATCATCGGCGTCGTCTACATAAAAGATTTGCTCGCGTATAAAGGAAAGACGAATACGTTTTCCGTGCGAAGCGTCATGCACGAACCGATTTTTATCCTCGGCACAAAAAAGATGTCGTCCGTTCAGCAAGTGCTCCGCGAAAACCGGCAGTCCCTTGCAATCGTCGTCGACGAATATTCGGGCACCGACGGTATCATTACGCAGAGCGACATCGCCCGCGAAATTTTCGGTATAACCGATTCGAATACACCGGAAAGCGGACATCTGCCGCCGGTAAAAATCGAAGACACGTCCGACTTCGTCACCGGCGGCGATATGCTGCTGAGCGAAGCGCAGGATTTACTTCACGTACCGTTTTCGTCGGACATAAACGAAACCCTCGGCGGATGGATCACCGAAAGACTGGGCGACATGCCGCACGCAGGCGACAGTATCGAATACGGGAACCGGCGCTTTACCGTGCTTTCGATAAAAGATCGAAGAATTAATAAAATTCGCGTCCGACGTATCGCGGGCGACGACGGAGATGAATGA